One segment of Babylonia areolata isolate BAREFJ2019XMU chromosome 24, ASM4173473v1, whole genome shotgun sequence DNA contains the following:
- the LOC143298610 gene encoding uncharacterized protein LOC143298610, whose translation MLNISSVTTKLNMSEDLETDWGNTSDRDDCIKVIFSEMEYIPWDNPDNIVSAEVGTIAYRIHDNVLALLVLIGVPANAINMAVFYKQGLKDRVNLCLFVLSLADGLYLIMSILNHGEQLHSQFTTGEKYGPFMMFIANNNLLVLLGFSFISPILSAIIAMERCLCVYNPLKFQTLIRTRTMAAIIILVHVIVFSLYFVVVYRYRMGCVYDLESGVSFSTFIKGHFYLMHKHFIDLLDTVTFGVGLPGTVLVVVITATILTIVKLRKVVTWRAGTSSSISASEVALTKMLVGNSILFIICFSPDAVNHLSRLFIPEMNSGGRYHNLYLTALWLGNTFNFFNATFNFFVYYSMGSRYRETFWALFGRKSKPQKA comes from the coding sequence ATGTTGAATATATCTTCTGTCACAACTAAACTCAATATGTCTGAAGACTTGGAAACTGATTGGGGAAATACGTCAGACAGAGATGATTGCATCAAAGTAATATTCAGTGAAATGGAATACATACCTTGGGACAATCCTGATAATATTGTCAGTGCAGAAGTTGGAACCATTGCTTATCGGATCCACGACAATGTACTCGCGTTGTTAGTTCTGATTGGTGTACCAGCCAATGCcatcaacatggcggtgttctaCAAACAAGGCCTCAAAGATCGCGtcaacctctgtctctttgttttgtcaTTAGCTGATGGGTTATACTTGATCATGTCAATTTTGAACCATGGTGAGCAACTGCATTCACAATTTACTACAGGAGAAAAATATGGTCCTTTCATGATGTTCATAGCAAATAACAATTTGCTTGTTTTGctgggtttcagtttcatttccccCATCCTGTCTGCCATAATTGCCATGGAGAGATGTCTTTGTGTTTACAACCCACTCAAATTTCAAACTTTGATACGCACAAGAACAATGGCGGCTATCATTATCTTGGTCCACGTGATTGTGTTCAGTCTGTATTTCGTTGTGGTTTACCGATATCGTATGGGATGTGTTTATGACCTGGAATCTGGAGTATCGTTTTCGACATTCATCAAGGGACATTTTTACCTGATGCACAAACATTTCATCGACCTTTTGGATACTGTCACATTTGGCGTTGGTCTGCCTGGAACAGTGCTGGTGGTCGTGATAACAGCGACGATACTAACGATTGTAAAACTGCGTAAAGTTGTAACATGGCGAGCGGGAACTTCGTCATCAATATCCGCAAGTGAAGTGGCTCTCACGAAAATGCTTGTTGGTAACTCCATTCTGTTTATCATTTGCTTTTCTCCTGACGCTGTCAATCACTTGAGTCGGCTGTTTATACCTGAAATGAACTCAGGAGGTCGATATCACAACTTGTATTTAACAGCCCTGTGGCTTGGGAACACCTTTAACTTCTTCAATGCCACCTTCAACTTCTTTGTGTACTACTCAATGGGGTCTCGCTACAGGGAAACATTCTGGGCACTGTTTGGCAGGAAATCGAAGCCACAAAAAGCTTGA